The Mycolicibacterium duvalii DNA window TCTCGTTCCGGGCGGTGGACGGGCCCACCGTCCTCGCGCTCGACGGCGAGGTGGGCACCGAGATCGAGGAAGCCAGCTTCAGCGCGCAGTATCGGGTACTGCCGGTGTTTCGTCCGCTTCCATGAGGCGCCGTCGCGGCGGCACCAGCCGCAGACACAGCAGGAAGTACGCGTAGCCCAGCGCCCAGCCGGCGATCACGTCGGACGGGTGGTGCACGTTGAGCACCACCCGGCCCAGACCGACGGTCACGACCAGCACGATCCCGGCGGCGGCCAACAACCGGCCCAGCCGGTCGGACACCAACGGCAGCACGACCACCAGCAGCGCGCACACCGACACCAGCACGCCCAGCGCGTGACCCGACGGAAACGCCGTCGAATGCGCCGTCACCATCGCGGTGTCCGGGCGCGGGCGGTCGGCGAGGTACTTGGCGATCTCGGTGATCAGCCCGTTGAGCTCGACGCTGACCACCAAAAACAGCGCCAGCGGCAGATTTCGCCGCGTCAGCGCGACGACGATCACCACGAGCGTCACCACGCGGAACACCGTGGGCCCGAACACCGTGCAGAAGACGTCCCACGCCGTCACCCAGGCCGGGTGGGCAGCACCGATGTCGTGCATCG harbors:
- a CDS encoding phosphatase PAP2 family protein, which translates into the protein MWAGSAGEWSWLVALDTAALDAMHDIGAAHPAWVTAWDVFCTVFGPTVFRVVTLVVIVVALTRRNLPLALFLVVSVELNGLITEIAKYLADRPRPDTAMVTAHSTAFPSGHALGVLVSVCALLVVVLPLVSDRLGRLLAAAGIVLVVTVGLGRVVLNVHHPSDVIAGWALGYAYFLLCLRLVPPRRRLMEADETPAVPDTAR